In the genome of Acidimicrobiia bacterium, one region contains:
- a CDS encoding glycosyltransferase, translating to MTTRLLGRLRALPGYVRWRLTGSPLPSQEATFERWHEAYDGLLPRRRRGQIGVVVEVGGLPSTELAASLQRQSLTPASVVIVGGSPAVLPFPARQLAADTPLEVAATVAGGRVTVFVTGDTVLAPHTLAWLASTDADLIYGDEQVDGSEGALEIPPFRPAWSPRMLLGHDLAGSVFAVSSAALARLGPPGAPAGPGGGLDLLLHLSEMPLRVAHIPMILSRRTSRAAAPDGIGAAQAAMDRRGIAGEVTAEASGIRRMRFRPPTRRASVKIVMPTRDRPELLRRATSGVLGSTRGVSLHLILVDNGTRDAAALALLERLSGDSRVTVVAADEPFNFSRLVNLGAASGPEAELLLLLNNDVEVRHPDWLLQLSGWLDDPGVVGVGPKLLFPGGTVQHAGMVFGLGGIVGHVGLHEPDSLAPGGLPDVAREVACLTGACLLVRSGDFTAVGGLDEALPIDFQDVDLCLRLRRHLGGDLMYDPTYPLTHVQMGTRDPAEAGGAAAIALMRARWGRVLEEPDPHYNPHLSLDPSQRMAPIPGRRAERMARLRPRLVDHRGVARTRGTSRPDEASR from the coding sequence ATGACCACGCGACTCCTGGGCCGGCTGCGCGCCCTGCCCGGGTATGTGCGTTGGCGTCTGACCGGCTCACCGCTGCCTTCGCAGGAGGCGACCTTTGAGCGGTGGCATGAGGCGTACGACGGGCTCCTGCCCAGGCGGCGGCGAGGCCAGATTGGGGTGGTCGTCGAGGTCGGGGGGCTGCCCTCCACCGAACTGGCGGCCTCACTTCAGCGGCAGTCGCTTACCCCCGCCTCGGTCGTGATCGTCGGGGGGTCTCCTGCGGTTCTGCCTTTCCCGGCGCGTCAGCTTGCCGCCGACACCCCCCTGGAGGTGGCGGCCACCGTGGCAGGGGGCAGGGTCACCGTCTTCGTCACCGGCGACACCGTGCTCGCACCTCACACCCTGGCCTGGCTGGCGTCGACCGACGCCGACCTGATCTATGGCGACGAGCAGGTCGACGGTTCGGAAGGTGCGCTCGAGATCCCTCCTTTCAGGCCGGCCTGGTCACCGCGAATGCTCCTCGGGCACGACCTGGCCGGCTCGGTGTTCGCCGTCTCGTCTGCCGCCCTCGCCCGGCTGGGCCCCCCCGGGGCGCCCGCCGGCCCGGGTGGCGGGTTGGACCTCCTACTGCACCTTTCCGAGATGCCGCTGCGCGTGGCCCACATCCCGATGATCCTCTCGCGGCGCACTTCACGGGCTGCGGCACCCGACGGGATCGGGGCGGCGCAGGCGGCAATGGATCGTCGCGGCATCGCGGGCGAGGTGACTGCGGAGGCGTCAGGGATCCGCCGGATGCGGTTTCGACCCCCGACTCGGCGTGCCTCGGTGAAGATCGTGATGCCGACCCGCGACCGGCCCGAACTGTTGCGACGGGCGACCTCCGGTGTGCTCGGTTCGACGAGGGGAGTCTCGTTGCACCTGATCCTCGTCGACAACGGGACGAGAGACGCCGCCGCCCTGGCCCTCCTGGAGCGCTTGTCGGGTGACTCCCGGGTGACGGTCGTGGCTGCCGACGAGCCTTTCAACTTCTCCCGTCTGGTGAACCTGGGCGCAGCTTCCGGTCCCGAAGCGGAGCTGCTTCTGCTGCTCAACAACGATGTCGAGGTGAGACATCCCGACTGGCTCCTGCAACTGTCCGGCTGGCTCGACGATCCCGGCGTGGTCGGTGTCGGACCCAAGCTGCTGTTCCCCGGCGGGACCGTCCAGCACGCCGGGATGGTGTTCGGCCTCGGCGGGATCGTCGGTCACGTCGGGCTCCACGAGCCCGATTCCCTCGCCCCGGGCGGCTTGCCCGACGTGGCGCGCGAGGTCGCCTGCCTCACCGGGGCCTGCCTCCTGGTGCGGTCCGGCGACTTCACCGCTGTCGGCGGTCTGGACGAGGCGCTCCCCATCGACTTCCAGGATGTCGACCTCTGCCTGCGGTTGCGGCGCCACCTCGGTGGCGACCTGATGTACGACCCGACCTACCCCCTGACCCACGTCCAGATGGGCACCCGCGACCCCGCCGAGGCAGGCGGGGCGGCGGCGATCGCCCTCATGCGGGCGCGGTGGGGCCGGGTGCTCGAAGAGCCCGACCCCCACTACAACCCGCACCTCTCCCTCGACCCTTCGCAGCGGATGGCGCCCATTCCCGGCCGCAGGGCGGAGCGGATGGCCCGGCTGCGGCCGCGCCTGGTAGACCATCGCGGTGTGGCGCGCACTCGAGGGACGTCACGGCCGGATGAAGCCTCCCGGTAA